GCGCTCGATCGCCACTTCCTCCGGCGACGCGCGCACATCTGCGCGCTCCGGCGGTGGAACCGGCTCCTCGCGACGCCGCTGGCGCTGGCGCCGCAACGTCCGGCACTCCGACGCTGCGATCCCCAGCGCCCAGGCGAGCGCATCGCGGTCCCCGTCGTACTCGCCCGCGCGTGAGAACACGCGCAGCAGCGCAGCCTGCGCCGCATCCTCGCCATCGGCCGCTCCGACATAGCGGACGGCGAACGCGCGAAGCCGCGGCCAGAGCAGAGCGAACGCCGGCGAAAAGGCGCCGCGATCGCCGTCTGCAAGCCGCTGCATCAG
The sequence above is drawn from the Deltaproteobacteria bacterium genome and encodes:
- a CDS encoding sigma-70 family RNA polymerase sigma factor → MQRLADGDRGAFSPAFALLWPRLRAFAVRYVGAADGEDAAQAALLRVFSRAGEYDGDRDALAWALGIAASECRTLRRQRQRRREEPVPPPERADVRASPEEVAIERDLSVAAEAVLGSLRPMDLETIMAMAGGPRAVQGATFRKRLARALARFRLAWRTRHGSE